A window of Microcystis aeruginosa FD4 contains these coding sequences:
- the cbiB gene encoding adenosylcobinamide-phosphate synthase CbiB has product MKEAATAIILVLGAVLDYLVGDPWGWIHPVQVMGAMIAVATKVILNWTQEKIRQRLAGIILGLGLIILAGVLTWLGIQWLGQVNLRLSYLVQMILLASCLAGRSLRRAAETVIAPLEGENITLARCQLSLYVGRDTDNLGREEILRALLETVSENGVDGVTAPLFYALLGAFLGVGPVPLACAYKAASTLDSMIGYRRPPYTHIGWFSAKSEDVLTWLPCRLTVLTLALISGQPGRVLSICWRDARRDPSPNSGWSECVYGAILGVQLGGKNQYRGQIVEKALLGDNLNPITVKTVEQALNLTRTCVLLWLAIAVSCLVARDFAQF; this is encoded by the coding sequence GTGAAGGAAGCGGCAACGGCGATTATTTTAGTATTAGGGGCGGTTTTAGATTATCTGGTCGGCGATCCTTGGGGATGGATTCATCCAGTGCAGGTGATGGGGGCGATGATTGCCGTTGCCACAAAAGTTATCCTTAATTGGACGCAGGAAAAAATTCGCCAACGTTTAGCGGGCATAATTCTGGGACTAGGTTTAATTATCTTGGCTGGGGTCTTAACTTGGCTAGGAATCCAATGGTTAGGTCAGGTCAATTTGCGCCTGAGTTACCTAGTACAAATGATTCTCCTAGCTAGTTGTTTAGCCGGCAGAAGTTTACGCAGGGCTGCCGAAACAGTCATCGCACCTTTAGAAGGGGAAAATATCACCTTAGCTCGTTGCCAACTAAGTTTATACGTTGGTCGCGACACAGATAATCTCGGACGGGAAGAAATCCTCCGCGCCCTCTTAGAAACCGTCAGTGAAAATGGTGTGGATGGAGTTACCGCGCCGCTTTTTTATGCCCTTCTCGGTGCTTTTCTGGGTGTGGGGCCAGTTCCCCTCGCTTGCGCTTATAAAGCCGCTAGTACCCTCGATTCGATGATTGGCTATCGTCGGCCACCCTACACCCATATTGGTTGGTTTAGTGCTAAAAGCGAGGATGTTTTGACATGGCTACCCTGTCGTTTAACGGTATTAACTCTCGCCCTGATTTCGGGACAGCCGGGGCGGGTTTTAAGCATTTGTTGGCGCGATGCCCGTCGGGATCCTAGTCCTAATTCTGGTTGGAGTGAATGCGTCTATGGGGCGATTTTGGGGGTGCAATTGGGGGGGAAAAATCAATACCGCGGCCAGATTGTGGAAAAAGCTTTATTGGGCGATAACCTCAACCCGATTACTGTCAAAACCGTCGAACAGGCTTTGAATTTAACTCGTACTTGTGTATTACTTTGGTTGGCGATCGCTGTTAGCTGCTTAGTTGCTAGAGATTTTGCTCAATTTTAG
- a CDS encoding GFA family protein, which produces MPVAGSPLGEKKPALLFSSLEVMTTTKQAKIYWGGCHCGAIRFQVAIEHDQALDCNCSICQKKGFLHLIVPSAQFTLLSGEDFLSTYTFNTHTAQHYFCRVCGIHPFYRPRSHPDAIDINLRCLDGNVLEDFQFQFFDGANWEDNIEKIRDSDGKRE; this is translated from the coding sequence ATGCCCGTAGCTGGATCGCCGCTAGGGGAGAAGAAACCAGCTTTATTGTTTAGTAGTTTAGAAGTTATGACAACAACAAAACAAGCAAAGATTTATTGGGGGGGTTGTCACTGTGGAGCGATCCGTTTTCAAGTGGCGATCGAGCATGATCAAGCTCTAGACTGTAATTGTTCGATTTGTCAGAAAAAAGGCTTTCTGCATCTGATTGTTCCTTCAGCACAATTTACCCTCCTAAGCGGTGAAGATTTCTTAAGTACCTATACATTTAATACCCACACAGCCCAACATTATTTTTGTCGTGTTTGTGGTATTCATCCTTTCTATCGTCCCCGCTCCCATCCTGACGCTATAGACATAAACCTGCGCTGTTTGGATGGCAATGTCTTGGAAGATTTTCAGTTCCAGTTCTTTGATGGGGCTAACTGGGAAGACAATATTGAGAAAATTCGGGATAGCGATGGGAAAAGGGAGTAA
- a CDS encoding Rrf2 family transcriptional regulator translates to MKLTTRGHYSVKALLDLSLQPRATPVSVKSIALRQDIPAAYLEKLLIEMRRAGLVRSFRGAQGGYQLARPANRISLGQILEAVGETIEPLSGYHPRDEQAEDWVTFTIWKHLHEKLKEALGKITLADLYYDARSWIAARGEETSFIV, encoded by the coding sequence ATGAAGCTAACAACTAGGGGTCACTATAGTGTTAAAGCCTTGCTGGATCTTAGTTTACAACCTAGGGCAACTCCCGTATCGGTAAAATCGATCGCCCTGCGTCAAGATATCCCGGCTGCTTATCTAGAGAAATTGCTGATAGAAATGCGACGAGCGGGGTTAGTTCGCTCCTTTCGGGGAGCGCAAGGGGGTTATCAATTGGCTAGGCCGGCAAATCGTATCTCGTTGGGGCAAATTTTGGAGGCAGTGGGAGAGACGATCGAGCCATTATCAGGCTATCATCCCAGGGACGAACAGGCAGAAGATTGGGTGACATTTACTATCTGGAAACACCTACACGAAAAATTAAAAGAGGCCCTGGGGAAGATTACCTTAGCCGATTTATACTACGATGCCCGTAGCTGGATCGCCGCTAGGGGAGAAGAAACCAGCTTTATTGTTTAG